In one Niallia taxi genomic region, the following are encoded:
- a CDS encoding FxsA family protein, with protein sequence MRNLFIALLIVPLVELAAFLLSGKLIGIPETLILVVVTSLLGAFILKKEGVKAIRSVQEQLSLGSLPGDAILNGFCVLIGGIFMLLPGFLSDIVGALLLLPPTRKLCKKLLLHYMQKKLLQKNRIIIHQ encoded by the coding sequence TTGCGTAATCTCTTTATTGCATTATTGATTGTGCCGCTTGTCGAACTAGCTGCATTCCTGTTATCAGGGAAGTTAATTGGCATTCCGGAGACGTTAATATTAGTAGTAGTAACTAGCTTGCTGGGAGCTTTTATATTGAAGAAGGAAGGCGTTAAAGCAATCAGAAGTGTTCAAGAACAGCTCAGTCTTGGAAGTCTGCCTGGTGACGCCATTTTGAATGGCTTTTGTGTACTAATTGGTGGAATTTTTATGCTGTTGCCAGGATTTCTGTCTGACATTGTTGGTGCTTTGCTGCTGCTTCCGCCAACTAGAAAGCTTTGCAAAAAGCTGTTGCTTCATTATATGCAGAAAAAACTGCTGCAAAAGAACAGGATTATTATCCATCAATAG
- the ggt gene encoding gamma-glutamyltransferase has product MNKVIVGTKTMVVSPHYLASQAGERILEKGGNAFDAAVAVSACLAVVYPHMTGLGGDSFWLAYEAKEKKIRSYNGSGKSGAAVTRDKYKGRDSIPFRGIESVITVPGMVDSWDAILNEFGSMSLQEVLAPAIEYAKHGFPLSNDQYENTVKNVELLKKDKDTAAIFLQGGEIPPAFQKFVQTNLGHTLSQLAEKGRDDFYKGDLAKEIITSLQEKGSLLTEADFANHQGEWEDPLSSTYRDYSIFQVPPNSQGFVGLMILNILENYDLSTIPHGSYQYYHLLVEAIKVSFQDRNKHLTDPNWNNIPLKRLLSKEYARKLAASISYEETSHISTQPVGSDTAHAAVVDSEGNAVSFIQSLYFEFGSGIVAGETGITMQNRGSFFSLDEQHINALEPQKRTFHTLMPAMAFKNDKPYVLYGTQGGEGQPQTQTVMITRMLDYGMNPQEAISGPRFVWGRTWGEKTEELKIESRIPTDVLEKLQKAGHLVKRVEAYDGIMGHANAILIDDQGYLYGGVDPRSDGAAIGK; this is encoded by the coding sequence TTGAATAAAGTAATTGTTGGTACAAAAACAATGGTTGTAAGTCCACATTATTTAGCATCTCAGGCTGGAGAAAGAATACTGGAAAAAGGCGGAAACGCCTTTGATGCAGCTGTTGCAGTCAGCGCCTGCCTTGCTGTCGTTTATCCTCATATGACAGGGCTTGGCGGAGATTCCTTCTGGCTTGCTTATGAAGCAAAGGAAAAGAAAATCCGCTCCTATAATGGCAGCGGCAAATCCGGGGCTGCTGTGACTAGGGATAAATATAAAGGAAGGGATTCAATCCCTTTTAGAGGCATAGAAAGTGTCATAACAGTGCCGGGTATGGTGGATAGCTGGGATGCCATATTGAATGAATTTGGAAGTATGTCGCTTCAAGAAGTACTCGCGCCTGCGATTGAATATGCAAAGCACGGCTTCCCATTATCCAATGACCAATATGAAAATACAGTAAAGAATGTGGAGCTGCTTAAGAAAGATAAAGATACAGCAGCTATCTTCTTACAGGGCGGGGAAATTCCGCCTGCTTTTCAAAAGTTTGTACAAACAAATCTGGGACACACATTATCCCAGTTGGCGGAAAAGGGAAGAGATGATTTCTATAAAGGGGATCTGGCAAAAGAAATCATTACGAGTCTACAGGAAAAAGGTAGCCTTTTGACAGAAGCAGATTTTGCAAACCATCAAGGAGAGTGGGAGGACCCGCTTTCGAGCACTTATCGAGACTATTCTATATTCCAAGTACCTCCTAATTCACAAGGATTTGTTGGCTTGATGATCCTTAATATTTTGGAAAATTACGATTTATCAACAATACCTCATGGTTCTTATCAGTATTATCACTTATTGGTGGAGGCAATAAAAGTGAGCTTCCAAGACCGAAACAAGCACTTGACAGATCCGAACTGGAATAATATTCCTTTGAAAAGGCTCTTAAGCAAGGAATATGCGAGGAAGCTTGCAGCATCCATATCATATGAAGAAACAAGTCATATATCAACACAGCCTGTCGGCAGCGATACAGCACATGCTGCAGTTGTAGATAGTGAAGGCAATGCCGTTTCCTTCATTCAAAGCCTTTATTTCGAGTTTGGCTCTGGAATTGTTGCTGGAGAAACAGGGATAACTATGCAAAATAGAGGCTCCTTCTTTTCTTTAGATGAACAACATATTAATGCATTGGAACCACAAAAAAGAACTTTTCATACATTGATGCCTGCAATGGCTTTCAAAAACGATAAACCATATGTATTATATGGAACGCAAGGAGGAGAGGGACAGCCGCAAACGCAAACTGTCATGATTACGAGAATGCTTGATTATGGCATGAATCCTCAGGAGGCAATTAGTGGACCAAGGTTTGTATGGGGCAGAACATGGGGGGAAAAGACAGAGGAATTGAAAATAGAAAGTCGCATACCAACAGATGTATTAGAAAAGCTGCAAAAGGCCGGTCACCTTGTTAAAAGGGTAGAAGCATATGACGGAATTATGGGTCATGCTAATGCAATCCTCATTGATGATCAGGGATATCTTTATGGTGGAGTCGATCCAAGAAGTGATGGGGCAGCTATCGGAAAGTAA
- the pyk gene encoding pyruvate kinase: MRKTKIVCTIGPASESIEKLTQLMEAGMNVARLNFSHGDFDEHGARIKNIREASEITGKNVAILLDTKGPEIRTNNMKDGAVELVAGNNIIVSMTEVEGNADKFSITYEGLIDDVEVGSKILLDDGLIGLEVTSIDKAAGEIHTKILNTGTLKNKKGVNVPGVSVKLPGITEKDTNDILFGVEQGIDFIAASFVRRASDVLEIKQLLTDNNASHIHIIPKIENQEGVDNIDEILEVSDGLMVARGDLGVEIPAEEVPLVQKSLIKKCNILGKPVITATQMLDSMQRNPRPTRAEASDVANAIFDGTDAIMLSGETAAGTYPIEAVQTMNNIASRAETALNYKEILSKRSRDVEPNITDSIGQSVAHTALNLDVKAVITPTASGQTARMISKYRPEAPIVAVTYDAHILRQLALVWGVYPRLSTRSESTDEMLDVAIQESVNSSIVTHGDTVVITAGLPVGETGTTNIMKIHVVGDILAKGQGIGRKTAYGKAIIANNAKDALDKVTQGSVLVTTGTDRDMVPALEKCSALITEEGGLTSHAAVVGLNLGIPVIVGVENATEIFTDGQEITVDSRIGTIYSGHASVL; the protein is encoded by the coding sequence ATGCGTAAGACAAAAATAGTATGTACAATCGGTCCTGCTAGTGAAAGTATTGAAAAGCTTACACAACTTATGGAAGCTGGTATGAACGTAGCAAGATTAAACTTCTCACATGGTGATTTTGATGAGCATGGCGCACGTATCAAAAACATTCGTGAGGCATCTGAAATCACAGGTAAAAACGTTGCTATTCTACTTGATACTAAAGGTCCGGAAATCCGTACAAACAACATGAAGGACGGAGCAGTTGAGCTTGTAGCTGGAAATAACATTATTGTGTCTATGACAGAAGTAGAAGGAAATGCTGATAAGTTTTCCATCACTTACGAAGGACTTATTGATGATGTGGAAGTAGGAAGCAAAATTCTTTTAGATGACGGTCTAATCGGACTTGAAGTAACAAGCATTGACAAAGCAGCTGGAGAAATACATACAAAAATCCTAAATACAGGCACACTTAAAAACAAAAAAGGTGTTAACGTGCCAGGCGTATCTGTTAAGCTACCAGGAATCACGGAAAAAGATACTAACGACATTCTTTTTGGTGTGGAACAAGGCATTGACTTTATTGCAGCATCTTTCGTACGCCGTGCGTCTGACGTTCTTGAAATTAAGCAATTGCTTACAGACAATAACGCTTCACATATCCATATCATTCCTAAAATCGAAAACCAAGAAGGTGTCGACAATATCGATGAAATCTTGGAAGTTTCTGATGGCTTGATGGTAGCTCGTGGTGACTTAGGTGTAGAAATTCCTGCAGAAGAAGTTCCATTGGTACAAAAGTCCTTAATTAAAAAATGTAATATTCTAGGGAAACCAGTTATCACTGCAACGCAAATGCTTGACAGCATGCAACGCAACCCACGCCCAACAAGAGCGGAAGCAAGTGATGTTGCAAATGCAATTTTCGATGGTACAGATGCTATCATGCTTTCTGGTGAAACTGCTGCTGGAACATACCCAATTGAAGCTGTTCAAACAATGAACAACATTGCTTCAAGAGCAGAAACTGCGCTTAACTATAAAGAAATTCTTTCGAAGAGAAGCAGAGATGTTGAACCTAATATCACTGATTCAATCGGACAATCAGTTGCTCACACTGCATTGAACCTTGATGTAAAAGCAGTTATCACACCAACAGCAAGCGGACAAACAGCAAGAATGATCTCTAAATATCGTCCGGAGGCTCCAATTGTAGCTGTAACATATGATGCACATATTTTGAGACAGCTTGCTTTAGTTTGGGGTGTATACCCACGTTTAAGCACAAGAAGTGAGTCTACAGATGAAATGCTTGATGTTGCAATTCAAGAAAGTGTAAACAGCTCTATCGTTACACATGGTGATACTGTTGTTATTACTGCTGGCTTGCCTGTAGGTGAAACAGGAACAACAAACATTATGAAAATCCATGTTGTTGGTGATATTTTGGCAAAAGGTCAAGGAATCGGCCGTAAAACAGCTTATGGTAAAGCAATCATTGCTAACAATGCAAAGGATGCTCTTGATAAAGTAACACAAGGTTCAGTTTTGGTTACTACAGGAACAGATCGTGACATGGTGCCTGCACTTGAAAAATGCAGTGCGTTAATAACAGAAGAGGGCGGTTTGACAAGCCATGCTGCTGTTGTTGGACTTAACCTTGGTATACCTGTTATTGTTGGAGTGGAAAATGCAACAGAAATCTTCACTGACGGTCAAGAAATCACAGTTGATTCTCGCATTGGAACAATCTACAGCGGACATGCAAGCGTACTTTAA
- the pfkA gene encoding 6-phosphofructokinase, with protein MKRIGVLTSGGDAPGMNAAVRAVVRKAIYHNVEVYGVIGGYAGLISGNFKKLEVGSVGDIIHRGGTFLFSARCEEFKTKEGQQKGIEQLKKHGIDGLVVIGGDGSYMGAKALTEQGYPCVGVPGTIDNDIPGTELTIGFDTALNTVIDAIDKIRDTATSHERTFIVEVMGRNAGDIALWSGLAGGAETILIPEEGFHIDEVVDRLKKGSERGKKHSIIIVAEGVCSGVEIGRQIEEHTGFDTRVSVLGHMQRGGSPTAADRVLASRLGAYAVELLVEGKGGRAVGIEKNQLVDYDIIEALSRKHTIDTNLYRLSKELSI; from the coding sequence GTGAAAAGAATTGGGGTACTAACTAGCGGCGGTGATGCGCCAGGAATGAATGCAGCAGTAAGAGCGGTTGTGCGTAAAGCTATTTATCACAATGTGGAAGTATACGGAGTTATTGGCGGATATGCAGGTCTTATCAGTGGAAACTTCAAGAAATTAGAAGTTGGTTCTGTTGGTGACATCATCCACCGTGGGGGAACTTTCTTGTTTTCTGCACGCTGTGAAGAGTTTAAAACAAAAGAAGGTCAGCAAAAAGGGATCGAACAGCTTAAGAAGCATGGTATCGATGGTCTTGTAGTTATTGGCGGAGATGGTTCCTACATGGGGGCGAAGGCGCTTACAGAGCAAGGGTATCCATGTGTTGGCGTGCCGGGAACTATTGACAATGATATTCCAGGAACAGAGTTGACAATCGGCTTTGATACTGCTTTAAACACAGTTATTGATGCGATTGATAAAATTCGTGACACAGCAACATCTCATGAACGCACATTCATTGTGGAAGTAATGGGGAGAAACGCTGGTGACATCGCGCTTTGGTCAGGTTTAGCTGGCGGTGCGGAAACAATTCTAATTCCTGAAGAAGGCTTCCATATTGATGAAGTAGTGGACCGTCTGAAAAAAGGTAGCGAGCGTGGCAAAAAACACAGTATCATCATTGTTGCTGAAGGTGTATGCTCAGGCGTCGAAATCGGCAGACAAATCGAAGAGCACACTGGCTTTGATACTCGCGTATCTGTATTGGGACATATGCAGCGCGGAGGATCTCCAACTGCAGCAGACCGTGTGCTTGCAAGCAGACTAGGGGCTTACGCTGTTGAGCTTCTTGTCGAAGGAAAAGGCGGACGAGCAGTCGGTATCGAAAAGAACCAATTGGTGGATTATGATATAATTGAGGCTTTATCACGCAAACATACAATTGACACGAACTTATATCGCCTATCAAAAGAACTATCCATCTGA
- the accA gene encoding acetyl-CoA carboxylase carboxyl transferase subunit alpha, with protein MVELEFDKPVVELKNKIKELEDFSKKANVDLSNEIEKLEKRLEKLEKEVYENMKPWDRVQIARHPSRPTTLDYIPYLFTDFMELHGDRTFGDDAAIVSGIAKFKGLPITVIGHQRGKDTKENIRRNFGMPHPEGYRKALRLMKQADKFRRPIVCFIDTKGAYPGKAAEERGQSEAIAKNLFEMASLKVPVICIVIGEGGSGGALALGVGNYMHMLENSTYSVISPEGAASILWKDSNQAKQAAERMKITAPDLKEMGIVDTIIPEVRGGAHHDVEAQAKEIETVLFASLKELKAMTEEELVEHRYNKFKAIGEHISE; from the coding sequence ATGGTAGAACTAGAATTTGACAAGCCAGTAGTTGAATTAAAAAACAAGATTAAAGAATTAGAAGATTTCTCCAAAAAGGCAAACGTAGATCTTTCCAATGAAATCGAAAAGCTGGAAAAACGATTGGAAAAATTGGAAAAAGAGGTTTATGAGAACATGAAGCCTTGGGACAGGGTGCAGATTGCAAGGCATCCAAGCAGGCCGACAACTCTTGACTATATTCCTTATCTTTTCACAGATTTCATGGAGCTCCACGGTGACAGAACGTTTGGCGATGATGCAGCGATTGTTTCAGGTATTGCCAAATTTAAAGGTTTGCCAATTACGGTAATTGGTCACCAAAGAGGGAAGGACACGAAGGAAAATATTCGCAGAAACTTTGGGATGCCACATCCAGAAGGATATAGAAAAGCATTAAGGCTTATGAAGCAGGCAGATAAATTCAGAAGACCAATCGTATGCTTTATTGATACGAAAGGAGCTTATCCAGGTAAGGCTGCTGAAGAGCGAGGCCAAAGCGAAGCAATCGCAAAAAACCTGTTTGAGATGGCTTCCTTGAAAGTACCTGTGATATGTATCGTAATTGGAGAAGGCGGCAGTGGTGGTGCTTTAGCATTGGGTGTCGGAAATTATATGCATATGCTAGAAAACTCCACTTATTCGGTTATTTCTCCGGAAGGTGCTGCAAGTATCCTGTGGAAGGATTCAAACCAGGCGAAGCAAGCTGCCGAAAGAATGAAAATCACAGCTCCTGATTTAAAGGAAATGGGTATTGTCGATACAATCATTCCAGAGGTAAGAGGCGGAGCACACCATGATGTTGAGGCACAAGCAAAAGAAATTGAAACAGTGCTGTTTGCTTCCCTTAAGGAATTAAAAGCAATGACAGAAGAAGAACTTGTTGAACATCGCTACAATAAGTTTAAAGCAATTGGAGAACATATTTCTGAGTGA
- the ytvI gene encoding sporulation integral membrane protein YtvI, with protein sequence MTLIHRSLRLLCVIAVTILIFVGFFYLSKITYPFIIGFLIAFLMNPLVNFLQFKCKLPRAFAVILSIIIILSLFAGLITLLVAEIVTGAAYLANVVPEHINLLIEYIEDFFTAQIIPLYNQLASTFNNLGTNQQNTIITNIKNVGEQIGSSVGTFIQTFFQNIPIILSWFPNAATVIIFSLLATFFISKDWNRLIRRLTNLLPPRLSKSGKSVFVDLKRALLGFLKAQLTLVSITTVIILIGLIILRVDYAITIALVTGIVDIIPYLGTGLVFVPWIIYEVITGQMPQAIGLTVLYIIVLVQRQIMEPKILSSSIGLDPLATLVALFVGFKLIGFLGLIVGPVTLVIISTLNKAGVFADLWSFIKGAEK encoded by the coding sequence ATGACTTTGATTCACCGTTCACTTCGTCTGCTGTGTGTCATTGCAGTGACGATACTAATATTTGTTGGATTTTTTTATTTATCAAAAATAACCTATCCATTTATTATAGGCTTTTTGATTGCATTTCTTATGAACCCCCTTGTTAACTTTCTACAATTTAAGTGCAAATTACCTAGAGCTTTTGCAGTAATCTTAAGCATTATTATTATCTTATCTTTATTTGCAGGACTTATCACCTTGCTTGTTGCAGAAATTGTAACAGGTGCCGCTTATTTAGCGAATGTGGTACCAGAGCATATTAATCTACTTATTGAATACATCGAAGACTTTTTTACAGCGCAAATCATTCCATTATATAACCAACTTGCCAGCACATTTAATAATTTAGGCACAAACCAGCAAAATACGATTATTACTAATATTAAAAATGTTGGCGAACAGATTGGATCAAGTGTCGGTACATTTATCCAAACCTTCTTTCAGAATATCCCGATTATTTTATCTTGGTTTCCAAATGCTGCTACTGTGATTATTTTCTCTTTATTGGCAACATTTTTTATAAGCAAGGATTGGAACCGTCTTATACGGAGGTTAACGAACCTGCTGCCTCCCCGCTTGAGCAAAAGCGGAAAATCAGTGTTTGTCGATTTAAAAAGGGCCTTGCTCGGCTTTTTAAAAGCACAGCTCACATTAGTATCCATTACAACTGTTATCATTCTTATCGGGTTAATCATCCTCCGTGTTGATTATGCCATTACGATAGCGTTAGTCACTGGAATTGTTGATATAATTCCGTATTTAGGAACAGGACTCGTATTTGTTCCTTGGATTATTTATGAAGTGATTACTGGTCAAATGCCTCAGGCTATTGGACTAACTGTATTGTACATAATAGTTCTTGTCCAAAGGCAAATTATGGAGCCGAAAATATTGTCATCCAGCATCGGACTTGATCCCCTCGCAACCTTAGTCGCCCTATTTGTCGGCTTTAAGTTAATTGGATTTCTAGGATTAATTGTCGGTCCAGTAACACTTGTAATTATCAGCACGTTAAACAAAGCTGGTGTTTTCGCTGATTTATGGAGCTTCATTAAAGGAGCAGAAAAATAA
- a CDS encoding DUF441 domain-containing protein, translated as MFSQSYLFLYLLIFIALIAKNTSLLIAVGALLLLKAIGLDAKSFSFIQSKGINWGVTIITIAVLAPIATGEIGFRDLSAAFKSPFAWIALLSGIAVALLAKGGVNLLSSDPQITTALVLGTILAVSLFKGVAVGPLIGAGIAYMAMRAMEWFK; from the coding sequence ATGTTCAGTCAATCATACCTATTTTTGTATTTATTAATCTTTATAGCTCTTATTGCAAAGAATACTTCCCTGCTAATTGCAGTTGGAGCCTTATTACTTTTGAAGGCGATCGGGCTTGATGCCAAATCCTTTTCCTTCATCCAGTCGAAGGGTATTAATTGGGGAGTGACCATCATTACGATTGCTGTGCTTGCACCAATTGCAACAGGAGAAATCGGATTCCGGGACTTGTCAGCGGCTTTTAAATCACCGTTTGCATGGATTGCCCTATTATCTGGTATAGCAGTTGCATTGCTGGCAAAAGGCGGCGTTAATTTATTATCATCAGATCCACAAATCACCACTGCACTTGTACTAGGGACAATATTGGCAGTCTCTTTATTTAAAGGAGTTGCGGTTGGTCCTCTAATAGGTGCTGGTATTGCTTATATGGCGATGCGTGCAATGGAATGGTTTAAATAA
- the citZ gene encoding citrate synthase, giving the protein MAVTRGLEGIIATTSSISSIIDDSLSYVGYDIDVLAENSSFEEVVFLLWNRRLPTEAELNELKQELADNAELPAPLLEQLKLMPLNNVHPMAVLRSVVSLLGVYDKDADFMDESTNYQKALRLQAKIPTIVTAFSRLRKGLDPIAPRKDLSFAANFLYMLTGEEPESIAVEAFNKALVLHADHELNASTFTARVCVATLSDVYSGITSAIGALKGPLHGGANEAVMKMLTEIGGVDNVDAYIFEKMEKKEKIMGFGHRVYRKGDPRAKHLKEMASKLTDLTGQSELYDMSIRIEELLKEKKNLVPNVDFFSASVYHSLEIDHDLFTPIFAVSRVSGWLAHILEQYENNRLIRPRADYTGPERAVYIPVHER; this is encoded by the coding sequence ATGGCAGTAACAAGAGGTCTTGAAGGAATAATTGCAACAACTTCTTCTATTAGCTCTATCATTGATGATTCATTATCCTATGTTGGTTATGATATTGATGTGTTGGCAGAGAACTCCAGTTTTGAAGAAGTAGTTTTTTTGCTGTGGAACAGAAGGTTGCCGACAGAAGCGGAATTGAATGAGTTAAAGCAAGAATTAGCAGACAATGCAGAGCTGCCTGCGCCGCTGCTTGAACAGCTGAAGCTAATGCCACTTAATAACGTACATCCAATGGCTGTTCTTCGTTCAGTAGTATCCCTTCTTGGTGTGTATGACAAGGATGCTGACTTTATGGATGAAAGCACAAACTACCAAAAGGCATTGCGATTACAAGCCAAAATCCCTACTATCGTTACAGCCTTTTCTAGATTAAGAAAAGGGCTTGATCCGATTGCACCTAGAAAAGATTTAAGCTTTGCAGCTAATTTTTTATATATGCTGACAGGGGAAGAACCTGAGAGCATTGCGGTAGAGGCATTTAATAAAGCATTAGTGCTTCATGCAGACCATGAGCTGAACGCCTCCACCTTTACAGCAAGGGTATGTGTGGCAACATTGTCTGATGTTTATTCAGGCATTACATCTGCAATAGGTGCATTAAAGGGACCATTGCACGGTGGTGCTAACGAAGCTGTTATGAAAATGCTGACAGAAATCGGCGGTGTCGATAATGTTGATGCATATATTTTTGAAAAAATGGAAAAGAAAGAAAAAATCATGGGCTTTGGTCACCGTGTTTACCGTAAGGGTGACCCTCGTGCTAAGCATTTGAAGGAAATGGCAAGCAAGCTGACAGATTTGACTGGACAATCAGAGCTTTATGATATGAGCATAAGAATTGAAGAGCTGTTAAAGGAGAAGAAGAATCTTGTTCCTAATGTGGATTTCTTTTCTGCTTCTGTTTATCACAGCTTGGAGATCGATCATGATTTGTTCACACCAATCTTTGCAGTGAGCAGGGTTTCCGGCTGGCTTGCCCATATTTTGGAGCAATACGAAAACAATCGCTTAATCAGACCTAGAGCTGATTATACAGGACCTGAAAGAGCGGTTTACATTCCTGTTCATGAACGCTAA
- a CDS encoding MFS transporter, whose product MKKTRPALTIFLFFLGWVFMYADRNILSPVMGSIGEEWSLNQTQLGLMSTVFFAAYAFMQIPTGILADKFGRVKVLVIGFIVFGIGTYLSGASATFGIFLMMRALTGLGEGTYYGSQYGISSTITPKKYRGLVSAIINSGMAFGISLGFMSSSYFTYTLNKGWQFPFYVFAIPTIIVGILIAIFVRDNSHKEKKQNVQATEKVELKKIFTKNHIFVYILIFCSLYGFFGMLTWLPYYLQTARDIEASQTGIISSLVPWASIPGAILFGFLSDRIKSRKPLIIGLALAGALCQFIIPYTENYSFLIVGLCLYGLLGKLALDPVLISYMADITPQSMYSRVYGFFNFSGMLSSIFAPYITGYFADKTGSLEFGFYLAGGLLIIGAVLFLFTTDKNQASSNSIQPVSLKREEKLV is encoded by the coding sequence ATGAAAAAAACACGTCCTGCACTCACTATCTTTTTATTCTTTTTAGGCTGGGTATTTATGTATGCTGACAGGAATATTTTATCGCCTGTTATGGGAAGCATCGGGGAGGAATGGAGTTTAAATCAAACACAGCTAGGCCTAATGTCGACTGTTTTCTTTGCTGCATATGCATTCATGCAAATCCCGACAGGAATTTTAGCAGATAAATTCGGCCGTGTGAAAGTTCTTGTTATCGGCTTTATCGTTTTTGGTATCGGAACATATTTGAGCGGTGCATCTGCAACCTTCGGGATATTTTTAATGATGCGTGCACTTACTGGCTTAGGCGAAGGCACCTATTACGGGTCCCAATATGGTATTTCCTCCACGATTACACCGAAAAAGTATCGAGGACTTGTTTCTGCCATCATTAATAGCGGAATGGCGTTTGGTATTTCGCTAGGATTCATGTCATCAAGCTATTTTACTTATACATTGAATAAAGGATGGCAATTTCCCTTTTATGTATTTGCGATTCCAACTATTATTGTTGGTATCTTGATTGCTATTTTTGTCCGTGACAACTCGCATAAAGAGAAAAAACAGAATGTTCAAGCAACGGAAAAAGTGGAGTTGAAAAAAATCTTCACAAAAAATCATATATTCGTTTATATTTTGATTTTCTGCTCCTTATATGGATTTTTTGGAATGCTTACATGGCTTCCCTATTATTTGCAAACAGCTAGAGATATTGAAGCATCACAAACAGGAATTATTTCTTCTTTAGTACCATGGGCTTCTATCCCTGGAGCAATTCTTTTCGGTTTCTTATCTGATCGAATTAAAAGCAGAAAACCGCTAATTATCGGCCTTGCTTTAGCAGGTGCATTATGTCAATTTATTATCCCGTATACAGAAAATTATTCATTTTTAATTGTCGGCTTATGCTTGTACGGTTTACTTGGAAAATTGGCGTTAGATCCAGTTTTGATTTCCTATATGGCTGACATAACTCCACAGTCGATGTATTCAAGAGTGTATGGGTTCTTTAACTTCAGCGGAATGCTTTCATCCATTTTCGCACCATATATTACAGGGTATTTTGCTGACAAAACAGGAAGTCTTGAATTTGGGTTTTATTTAGCAGGAGGGCTGTTAATAATCGGTGCTGTGTTGTTTTTATTCACAACTGATAAAAATCAAGCTAGTTCCAATTCCATTCAGCCTGTCAGCTTAAAAAGGGAGGAGAAGCTAGTTTGA